In Mastomys coucha isolate ucsf_1 unplaced genomic scaffold, UCSF_Mcou_1 pScaffold5, whole genome shotgun sequence, one genomic interval encodes:
- the Med9 gene encoding mediator of RNA polymerase II transcription subunit 9: MASSGVAGGRQAEDTLQPPPELLPESKPPPPPQPLPVAALPPPAAPRPQSPAGAKEENYSFLPLVHNVIKCMDKDSPDLHQDLNALKTKFQEMRKLIGTMPGIHVSPEQQQQQLHSLREQVRTKSELLQKYKSLCMFEIPKE; this comes from the exons ATGGCTTCCTCCGGGGTGGCGGGTGGGAGACAGGCCGAAGATACGCTACAGCCACCGCCCGAGCTGCTGCCGGAGTCCAAGCCGCCGCCACCGCCCCAGCCTCTGCCGGTCGCCGCGCTCCCGCCACCGGCGGCTCCGCGGCCTCAGTCCCCCGCTGGCGCGAAGGAGGAGAATTACTCCTTTTTGCCGTTGGTTCACAATGTCATCAAATG CATGGACAAGGACAGCCCAGATCTCCACCAGGACCTGAACGCCCTCAAAACAAAGTTCCAGGAGATGCGGAAGCTCATAGGCACCATGCCCGGCATCCATGTGAgccctgagcagcagcagcagcagctacacAGCCTCCGAGAGCAAGTCAGGACCAAGAGTGAGCTTCTGCAGAAGTACAAGAGCCTCTGCATGTTTGAGATCCCCAAGGAGTAG